One genomic region from candidate division KSB1 bacterium encodes:
- a CDS encoding methyltransferase domain-containing protein has translation MEVKINNVSQDVLNCPVCNLYTGIDIILFPDWLEGGKFHEYNNCSRCGSSWRKIQDEESVYETSEQNIARDKNSLYVRFFSAIIRFFLGRIVITINSSLESGGLVLDIGCGRGKLMQEFRKRGQEVYGIEPNEIKFNEARREFADNVVQGVYDPAHFRSKEFDTVVFWHVLEHLNSINESILSVKEHAS, from the coding sequence ATGGAAGTAAAAATAAACAATGTAAGCCAAGATGTCTTGAACTGTCCTGTTTGTAATCTATATACAGGAATCGACATTATTTTATTTCCTGACTGGCTTGAAGGGGGTAAGTTTCATGAGTATAATAATTGTTCACGGTGTGGGTCTTCATGGAGAAAAATACAAGATGAGGAATCTGTATACGAGACTTCGGAACAGAATATCGCAAGAGATAAAAATTCTTTATATGTAAGATTCTTCTCCGCGATAATCCGTTTTTTCCTTGGTAGAATTGTCATCACGATAAATTCATCACTCGAGTCAGGAGGACTGGTTTTGGACATCGGTTGTGGGAGGGGAAAACTTATGCAGGAATTCAGGAAAAGGGGACAGGAAGTTTATGGTATTGAGCCAAATGAAATCAAGTTTAACGAGGCTCGCAGGGAGTTTGCGGATAATGTAGTACAAGGGGTGTATGACCCTGCACATTTCCGCTCTAAGGAATTTGATACTGTTGTATTTTGGCATGTCTTAGAACACCTAAATTCCATAAATGAATCAATATTGAGTGTTAAGGAGCATGCTTC